AAGGCTTTCCTGTTTGATGATGTTTTCACTTCCTAAATAAATTTGTTAATTATGCCTCAACATTTAAGTAACTACATTATTTGCCATTATTTGGCAAATTGTTTGCACAGCCAGATGCACCCAGCGATCAGATTACATTTTTACAAGGTTATTCAAGCAGTGTTTTAAACtatatgttaatattttttgtcCTATTATGAACGATTTGTGAGTATGACTGCTTGGATCTGCGATGTTTTTTATTAAAGGTTCACATTTTAAGAATTTAAGAATTCATATTTAATTGCTGATGTAGGTTTAGATGTAGTTGCACACGTTTATAGTCGTCACAAATCAAGAAGGCCTAAGGCCTGACTATTGATCAGGTCAGCTTCATATATGGAATGAGTTAATTAATTATGTTCCAAATCAAAATCACCAGTGCTGAGCTATCAATCAGagtactttttcaaaataaacactgtaataTGTTGGATTTCTCATCATAATATTGGATCTTACTCTGCAATTTAaattcttcacttttaatgtattttttcttgTCACAGTGCCACCTGTGGTTACAGTGAGCTTCAATGAGAAGTCTTACTATGGTCAGCTGACCGTGTTGGAATGCCATATGTATGATTTCTACCCAAAAGACATTGCTGTCACCTGGCTGAAGGATGAGACAGTGGTCAATGAGGGCATATTCCAGTCTGAGACAATGGCCAATGGCGACTGGACATACCAGTTCCATTCATACTTGGAGCTTGTACTTCAACAGGGGGAGAAAGTGAGCTGTCAAGTGGAACATAGTAGTTTCAAGAAGCCCCTGGTTGTTTTATTGGGTGAGTTCTGTCAGGGAACTAGGGTTCATGTTATTTAGGTTCAGCCATTTTAtgtgacataaatgtaaatgtgccatttgaaaaaaatccttcccacaaactgaaaaaaacagcgATGTGATGACTATGATTGCTGAATATCAGGTATTACGAAAGTTCAAGACTGTCTGATATGAAATTTAATATGGCCTAGAATATTTGTGAGGTCCACTTTGCAGAAAAGTGACCGGCATCATACAGTGAATAAACAAACTGTGAGTGTCTCCTTTGGGATTTTTTCTTGCCTATCCATAATTATGATGTTTTCCCATTCAATTCTTCCTATATCCATCCTTCCATAAAAAAGCTACTACCACTGTTGGTTAAATGGATTTGATTCCAGTTActctgtttaattttattttgttgattAATTACTTGTTTACCCATTTATTTTGAAACCTTGACATACCAAGTCATTTGTCTACGGGACGTTTTGGGATGCAAACTTTTCTGCATAGTAGACTACCTCATTATCAGTCACTGATTCCACCCTGAATCTTATTAAACTCTTTCAAAACTATGCAGATTTAGACCTCAGTGTCCAGATGCTAGTTACGGCCACAAAGTTTACTATCCACCTTACTAGTCAACTTTCTTGTCTTTGCCAATAAACTGTACTATTAGCTTTACTGTCCACTGTATTGTCTTTGGCTTCTACTTTATGGCAAATACAACATTCACAGGATAtacactgtatggacaaaagtattgggacacacctcttaatcagtgaattcaggtgtccCAAAGGCACAAgcatataaaatcaagcacctaacCATACAGTCTGCCTttgcaaacatttgtgaaagaatgggtcattctaaagagttCACTGAATTAGactgtggtactgtaataggatgccacctttgctctgctgactcaataactgtAGAATTCCTCccctggcattaacatcagcacaaagacTGTGCATCAGGAGTTTAATATCATGGGATTTCTTGGCCGAGCatctgcatgcaagccttacatcacagACACAGTGCCGAGGGTCgaatggagtggtgtaaagcatgcaaCGACTCTGGAGTCTGGAGCCGTGGAACcttattctgtggactgatgaatcacgcttctctatctggcagtctgatgcaCCAGGCTCTGGTTTGgaaaatgccaggagaatgttacctgcctgactgcattgcaCCAAGTGGAAATTTTGGTGGGGGGTTTTCCAGGGGTTGGTATAGGCCCCTTAATTCCGGTGAAGGGAATGCTTCAGCATGCCAAGACATTTGAGACAATTAAATGCTTCCAACTtcgtgagaacagtttggggaaggcccttttctgttcctaTACCTCTGtctcagtgcacaaagcaaggtccttaaagacatggatgggtgagtttggtgttgaagaacttcactggcctgcactgagcccagacctcaacctcATTAAgcacatttgggatgaacttAAACAGAGATTACGAGCCAGGCCCTCCCATCCAACATTGGTGTCCTCCCAAATGCTGTTTtagatgaatggacaaaaattcctATGGACACAGTCCAAAATCTCGTAGAAAGGCTTCCCacaagagtggaagctgttatagctgctaAGATGGAccaacttcatattaatgcctatggatttagaatgggatgtcattaaGTCTCCTGTactgtaatgtgtaggtgtcccaacacatttatccatttgaaattacaaacatgtaaaatataaaaaaagcataTAAATAAGCATATAagccttttaaaaataatacttaTGCAAAAAAGCATTACCTTACAAATTCCTACTCAAAATCTGAGTGGCACTTTGTACGGTCagatgcaaaggtttgaacacctctggtcaattaaatgttttgttgattttctaagataAAATAAGTTACAACATCTTTTACAGAGAACAACCCTGAATGTGGCATGTTCTGTAAATTTTAGTACATAATTGATTTGAATTCTGTTAAGTTAATCACAACGGCTATTGTGCCATAATTTTTGCACAGTCCACATTTGCCTTTGCAATATATTAAATAGAGCaatttaatagtaataattgtgcattagaatgtgcaggtgtgtgtcctctgtagaaGAGGGATGCTCAGAAACTCAACAAGACATGTAATTTAACcaagggcacccaaactttcTCATAGAACTTGCATATGTTTAATTTAGTAAATACACAAAGTAAAGGTCATAAAGGTATGAGAGACTTTCTCTAGTTAGACTTCCATTGACACAGAAATATCACATTCagtactttctctctctttttcagactCCTCGTCTCTTGATAACAGAATCTATAAGTTAGCAGTGGGTATCACTTCTTTGATTCTTGGTCTTATTGTGACAGTTGCTGGTGCTTTTTACTATCGCTGGAGAACGCACAGAGGTGAGATTATGTTGGTACTcccattgttttcattgttttacatAGACAATACTAGACAATATGGATTAAGGACATATGAAAAGAATGAaccttttttcaggttttccagGTTGTGCTGTGGTTCCTTTGCACTGACACTGCCTCCATGTTGGACATTTATGTTGGGGCAGAGCACCTTGCCTTCTACGTCTTTTTGGTCTGGTGTATGTCATTAGGTTAATTCCAGTGCTGCTTTATGATTTCACGCTGTCATACGGCTTAACATCTGTCAGGTGCTAATTActtttagaaactgcactgcttgTCAAAATGAATGTGACCTTGGCTACAAGATGATGATGTAAAAGACAAACTGTTCACTGCAGCTGTTGAAGTGCTTCATACAAAATTTAATAGAGCTATTAATTAGAAATCAACCGTAACTTGTCAATGGTGTGACATGTACTAAACAATCTCCTCCTTTCTTATAATTATATGTCTATGAATGAATTTGGGCACTGGAGAGGATAcactttttaatgcagagcttgCTTTATATTTGATAGATGTTCAGACAGGTTATATTTGTTGCCTTCTCATACTCAATTCATTTAGTGTTCAATAAACAGCGTCTATATCCAGTCTTATTTTATACCTACATCCACACTGTCTCAATACTGTCACAACgtgaattaaagaatgaaaaatcaaatattttcacttttatttctaGAAAAATGTCAAAGAAGATATAGCCtatgctgtaaaaatgatttgttAGTTCAGTCTAAAAATTCTTTGGGGTAATGAGCCATTTAGTTTTTAATTCAActcaaaaaaaatcatttgaataaaacaataaaaagctaaaaaagttCCGTTTTTacagtaaacactgtaaacttaaatgagcaaaacaaaaaaatgagaaatttagGTCAGGAGTGTGTACAGCTCTTATTTTGGTTACACTAAACTTACATTATTAAAAAGGGCAACAGAAATATTTTGAATCACTGAAGTGTTCATTTCCATCATTCACTGTAAGTTACAGTAATTGAAACCAATAAATGTCAtcacaataaaaagtaattcCACTGGTTTTGTTCACCTGATTAGACAATTGTTTACCTTTATTGAAGCAATGTCTTAACATGACACGAACACGGTAAAAAAATAACTAATACATGTCATTTCCTTAACACGCTTATTACCACTATCATTTGTAGATGTATAGCGTCTGTTACATTCCCACACAGATGTATGTAGAGAAGAAATGACATGGCCTGTGATGGGAGAGGGAAGGGAAGGACACAAGGACACAGTAGTTGAGATTTCAGTCTTCAgtgcttttttctttacttttcttcCCACTTGCAAAAAGTGTATGATTGATGAATAATGTTTACATCAAAAGAGCAAAAACTGTGATGCAATGAGCCAAACTTAGAATGAGTTAGAAGGCAAGAGTCGACTAACCACTGGCTATGAAATAACATTGACTAGAAGGACCCAACCAACCGCTAACGTAGACGGAGAACGGTGCCAaaggaatgaaataaataaaccagtCTAATCTGCCAGGCCATGTCTGCTCCCGCCAGAATACAGCAAGTGGCACGTGGCCCTCACCTGATGTGTCTCAACAATCAAACAACTACTGTGCGTATATAGGCGCGCCCAACTTGCCTGTCCACCCATCGCGCTTGGGAGAGAAAACTAAAGAGGGAGCACAGGAGACTACTGGCTACATATTCATAGCTAAAGCAGACAGCAGCGACTGAGGCACAGGACAGCGCAGCCAAGCATCAGTGACGTCCTCATTGGTCCATCGCACACCTGTACAGTGATCTGGGTGGGGAAAGAgagacatttacattcacagcacTTAGCAGACTTACAAAATGTGCTTTGTCTTCCTAGAGAAAGAATATTTGCTAGTTACGAATAGGCAAGAGaaaagctagtcctgagctcagatactggcAGGAGCGAAAGCGCGTGTTGATACCGAGAGAGAAAGGAGCAGAattaaacacagagcagtgcaatGCATTTCAATAAGCGCCGTGCATTACAATAAACACTTAACTCAGTGCGTCACTCCAGATGTGCAAATGCAGTTCATTTCTACTTAAGAGACGCGTGGTGGCGTTTACCAAAACGCGAGGACGGCGAGTTACGTTAGTTAACGCCACCACGCGTCTCATACGCAGAAATGACCTGAATTTACAGATCCCCTTTATTTTACAGATGCCTTTTGCCCATATCTGCATGCACGTGCGGTACATTTACATAGCCCTGCTATGTCACAGGTGTGCATATACACCACTTCCCGCTGCGAGATGTACTCAGGGCTTGACGCAGGACACTCGCACAGCCGAACAACTCTTTGCATACTGACGCAGTTGGTTGCCAGACATTTTCGCCATCTGGTGGACGTTCTGCTATTTGCAACTTATCCCAAtagagtctggctgcagacatgcactctcagccagatgcactctcagccccagtgacgtcacgtgcacaggcactctcagccagatgcactctcagccccagtgacgtcacgtgcacaggcactctcagccagatgcactctcagccccagtgacgtcacgtgcacaggcactctcagccagatgcactctcagccccagtgacgtcacgtgcacatgcactctcagccacaATAGGCGTTTTTCACGCTCGAGTTCCGGGCGAGGTTGTGTGTGAACCTATTTCCGGTTTCCGCGCCGCTGCGCTACGAATTCggctgttttttatttctcatcATCTCTGGCTGAACTCCCTGCTTCAGGCAGGACGATGTGGTCAGAACTGTGGAAGAGCCGTCCAGCACCAAGCTCGATAAGGGTTAGAAGTTCTTTTTTGagcagtttatttttgattatgaaGGTAAATCGTTAGCTGGTTCCCAGTGTTGTAGTTAGCTAACGTTACCTTACTTACTGTCTCAGACAGGAGGAGCGATGttaccccccccaccccacccccccatgaaaacacaacacacatgaCTGTTCAACTGCAGCACAAAGCTAAACGAAAACGAATAAACGCGTATTATTAAAATGGGAGCAGACTACAGTGgttgtttttaaaagtgtaggggtatattttaataacagcatttcacacacaatgtaagtaATGGTTGCCTCATACACACAGATGAGCTGTGGCGACGTGCCGTTTTGGCGCCCACGGCGTTGTCCTGTGGTGTAATTCCTAAGAAAGTTATGGACCTTGTCTGATAACTTTCTAGGAGGTCGTGACGACGTTGACGAGACAGCAGAAGTAATCCGTACTACGCCGACAGCCTCCTAGAACCCATAATAAGTTCAGATTTAATCAATATTACGGGTTTTGATAACCGGCTCTGATCGTCTTCAGCCTGGCGTTCATGAGTTTCAGCGGCAGCCGTTTCGTGTTTTTCATGTCTGAACGCCGGaaggttttattttgaaagtttccATGTTTCATTACCTTATTATCACTATGGCAACGCTAATATACATTCAGCGTGACTCTTGTTGCCCAGCAGTTCGTGCTTCGCTGTTTCTCCTCATGAAACTGACGAAACCACTGTCATGGCAGAGCAGCTCTGACGCCGTCAGCAGGCGGGCGGTGCCGGGCAGCCTGAGTGGGCGGGCAGGCAGGCGGTGCAGGGCGGGCTAAGAGGGCAGGGCCGCTGATCTTGCCCCTCCACCCCAATTTAATCATGGCGGCGCCCTGTCGACTCATATCAAGGTTGGCTGTTGTGTCAGGTGACTTTTCTTTGCTGCTCTTTTTTGTTATTCCCAGTCAGATGATCAAACTGAAAACGAGAAACACTTAGACGCCTTCATTCAGCGGTGGTGAAGATTTATTCCAAATGCCCACCGAGCATTTAATTCATGCGTGTTTAAGCTCGAACGTGTTGGCTCTCCGTCTGGATGTAAACGGCTTCGTCTAACCCGTCAACAGCTCCAGCACTCGTGGCAAAGGGACATGTCGCTAAGCCCGTTTCGGATCCGTTTAAGAAGGTGTCCAGAACTAATGCGGTTGTCGCTCTGAAAAGGATCTGG
This portion of the Pygocentrus nattereri isolate fPygNat1 chromosome 1, fPygNat1.pri, whole genome shotgun sequence genome encodes:
- the LOC108433714 gene encoding SLA class II histocompatibility antigen, DQ haplotype D beta chain-like encodes the protein MVLALSCFSAEDGHVFQNIVDCEYSREDLSDMVYLVKLVFNQKLLCDYDSRRGKYVGYDEFGIRNAEKFNNQSYKLAARKAELETVCKANARYYVNTTTREVPPVVTVSFNEKSYYGQLTVLECHMYDFYPKDIAVTWLKDETVVNEGIFQSETMANGDWTYQFHSYLELVLQQGEKVSCQVEHSSFKKPLVVLLDSSSLDNRIYKLAVGITSLILGLIVTVAGAFYYRWRTHRGFPGCAVVPLH